One region of Miscanthus floridulus cultivar M001 chromosome 19, ASM1932011v1, whole genome shotgun sequence genomic DNA includes:
- the LOC136528025 gene encoding phosphatidylinositol/phosphatidylcholine transfer protein SFH9-like — MAAAACDAAAVEQLAGLLDQVDTLLKKTFENVHQGYPTETLVRFLKAREWHVNKAHMMLEDSLNWRIQNEIDSILEKPIIPVDLYRSIRDTQLVGLSGYSKEGIPVFAVGVGLSTYDKASVNYYVQSHIQINEYRDCFILPTVTKKYGRPITTCIKVLDMTGLKLSALNQMKIVTAISTVDDLNYPEKTETYYIVNAPYIFSACWKVVKPLLQERTRKKVHVLRGCGRDELLKIMDYSSLPHFCRQEGSASSKHSSSDADNCFSLDHPFHQELYNFIQEQALNQELIKQGSLHVNIPEQDPEDAKIVEVIEAEFHKLGVQNGSANGIDQA; from the exons ATGGCAGCCGCCGCCTgcgacgccgccgccgtcgagcagCTCGCCGGCCTCCTGGACCAAG TGGACACGCTGCTGAAGAAGACATTTGAG aATGTGCACCAGGGCTACCCAACAGAGACATTAGTGCGTTTCCTTAAAGCTAGGGAGTGGCATGTGAATAAGGCTCACATGATG CTTGAAGATTCTTTGAATTGGAGGATACAAAATGAAATCGATAGTATACTGGAG AAACCTATTATCCCAGTAGATTTGTATAGATCAATTCGTGATACACAGCTTGTTGGGTTATCAGGATACTCCAAAGAG GGCATCCCTGTATTCGCAGTTGGTGTTGGACTGAGTACATATGACAAAGCTTCG GTTAACTACTATGTGCAATCTCACATTCAGATCAATGAGTACCGTGATTGTTTTATTTTG CCTACGGTGACAAAGAAGTATGGGAGACCTATTACCACCTGTATAAAGGTTCTCGATATGACTGGTCTGAAATTGTCAGCACTAAACCAAATGAAG ATTGTGACTGCAATATCTACTGTTGATGATTTGAATTACCCTGAAAAGACTGAGACCTATTATATAGTAAATGCTCCATACATATTTTCTGCATGTTGGAAG GTCGTGAAGCCTCTGTTGCAAGAGAGAACAAGAAAGAAGGTTCATGTTTTGCGTGGTTGTGGGAGAGATGAGCTTCTAAAG ATCATGGACTACTCTTCCCTTCCCCATTTCTGTAGACAGGAGGGCTCGGCCTCATCCAAACATTCATCAAGCGATGCCGACAATTGCTTCTCTCTCGATCACCCGTTCCACCAAGAGCTTTACAACTTCATCCAGGAGCAGGCACTGAATCAGGAGCTCATTAAGCAGGGCTCCTTGCATGTGAATATCCCTGAGCAGGACCCTGAGGATGCAAAAATCGTGGAGGTCATTGAGGCTGAGTTCCACAAGCTTGGTGTGCAGAACGGGTCCGCCAATGGCATCGACCAAGCATAG